One Xiphophorus hellerii strain 12219 chromosome 1, Xiphophorus_hellerii-4.1, whole genome shotgun sequence DNA segment encodes these proteins:
- the selenok gene encoding LOW QUALITY PROTEIN: selenoprotein K (The sequence of the model RefSeq protein was modified relative to this genomic sequence to represent the inferred CDS: deleted 2 bases in 2 codons) — translation MVYVSNGQVLDSRSQSPWSLSFLTDMFWGAVEFISLFFRTILHPDLSKKGNVASSRFSDGRGPPGPPGGRRRMGRITHGAGPNPPPMGGGGUGR, via the exons ATGGTGTACGTGTCCAACG GCCAGGTCCTGGACAGCAGGTCCCAGTCCCCCTGGAGCCTGTCGTTCCTGACTGATATGTTCTGGGGGGCTGTGGAGTTCATCAGCCTCTT TTTTAGGACAATACTTCATCCTGAC TTGTCAAAGAAAGGAAATGTGGCTTCATCACGCTTCAGTGATGGCAGAGG ACCTCCAGGTCCTCCTGGTGGCAGAAGGCGGATGGGTCGAATAACTCACGGAGCA GGTCCCAACCCTCCACCAATGggtggaggaggatgaggaaggtGA